A portion of the Chryseobacterium tructae genome contains these proteins:
- a CDS encoding dihydrodipicolinate synthase family protein yields MKNVPFKGIISYPITPFDENEKVDIPLFKHLVERLITSGSHGIAPLGSTGVMPYLSDEEKEEVTEATLQQVKGRIPTLVGVSNLTTEKTIHHAQFAEKAGADAVMIIPMSYWKLTDDEIVAHYDAVARKISIPIMAYNNPATSGVDMSPSLLKRLLEIPNVTMIKESTGDIQRMHYLRRELGEEVAFYNGSNPLALAAFSAGARGWCTAAPNLIPELTISLYNAVEEGNLEKAKTIFYQQFDLLKFIVNKGLPRAVKSGLNILGEDGGNLRSPLKPLHEKETEELKNIIQTLIN; encoded by the coding sequence ATGAAAAATGTACCATTTAAAGGAATTATATCCTATCCCATAACCCCTTTTGATGAGAATGAAAAAGTAGACATTCCTCTTTTCAAACATTTGGTAGAGAGGCTGATCACTTCTGGAAGCCACGGTATTGCTCCTTTGGGAAGTACAGGGGTAATGCCTTATCTGTCTGATGAAGAAAAAGAAGAGGTTACTGAAGCTACATTACAACAAGTAAAAGGAAGAATCCCAACTCTTGTAGGGGTTTCCAATCTTACCACAGAGAAAACGATTCATCATGCCCAATTTGCAGAGAAAGCAGGAGCAGATGCTGTGATGATCATTCCTATGAGCTATTGGAAGCTTACCGATGACGAAATTGTGGCCCATTATGATGCTGTAGCACGTAAAATTTCCATTCCGATTATGGCTTACAATAATCCGGCAACGAGTGGAGTAGATATGTCACCATCTCTCTTGAAAAGGCTGCTTGAAATTCCTAATGTAACCATGATTAAAGAAAGTACAGGAGATATTCAGAGAATGCATTATCTGAGAAGAGAATTGGGAGAAGAGGTAGCTTTTTATAATGGTTCAAACCCTTTGGCTTTGGCTGCATTTTCTGCCGGAGCAAGGGGCTGGTGTACCGCAGCTCCCAATCTTATTCCTGAACTTACAATCAGTCTTTACAATGCAGTTGAAGAAGGGAATTTAGAGAAAGCAAAAACTATCTTCTATCAGCAGTTTGATCTTTTAAAATTCATTGTCAACAAAGGATTACCAAGAGCCGTGAAATCAGGTCTGAATATTCTGGGCGAAGATGGCGGAAATCTGAGAAGTCCTTTAAAACCTTTGCATGAAAAAGAAACTGAAGAATTAAAAAATATTATTCAAACCCTTATTAATTAA
- a CDS encoding cupin domain-containing protein produces MDKTQFSSKDFHETYARPKYVRPSHLLHKNVENAGEHNQFSTERKHPVFFVDLPSKNVSMTIGGLLPGQQTNKHRHTYETVLFVIEGKGWTEVEGEKVHWEAGDAVYIPSWAWHKHQNLSDTESAKYIACENAPQLQNLGVALREEEGRDL; encoded by the coding sequence ATGGACAAAACACAGTTCAGTTCAAAAGACTTTCACGAAACGTATGCAAGACCAAAGTATGTAAGACCAAGCCATTTGCTTCATAAAAATGTAGAAAATGCGGGTGAGCACAATCAATTCTCAACAGAGAGAAAGCATCCGGTTTTCTTTGTAGATCTTCCCAGCAAGAATGTAAGCATGACGATTGGCGGATTGCTGCCAGGCCAACAAACCAATAAACACCGTCATACCTACGAAACAGTCTTATTCGTCATTGAAGGAAAAGGATGGACAGAAGTAGAAGGAGAAAAAGTGCATTGGGAAGCCGGAGATGCTGTTTATATTCCATCATGGGCATGGCATAAACACCAAAATCTAAGTGATACGGAATCCGCTAAATATATCGCCTGTGAAAATGCTCCTCAGTTACAGAATTTAGGGGTTGCCTTGAGAGAAGAAGAGGGTAGAGACCTTTAA
- a CDS encoding Atu1372/SO_1960 family protein gives MAQNKVKILVLIHSDNGGTYELAKEIAKGIESENNATSYIKLVKSSQNPNLKNLPVATVDELTNYDGIAFGSPVYFGNISTGMSEFLSKTVQLWTNHGLEGVPATVFMSAGSGAGKELALQAFWNSLAVHGMILVSNGIRGTEELNKAIPQGNTVLGITTMASLKDVERPTKGERSLAELQGRNFAKVSLALKDTRPKKTVSVVENRQNFNEILKQKNIVLPQVPKPAGNYQPFVRSGNLVFINQVALKDGKIFNPGKLGVDVNEQQVKDATKVTMLNVLSVLNEAVGGDLGKVKQCVQLTGIFNTKDDYTQHAALMNIASDLTAEVFGDKGKHARATFGASSIPVNSSVEIQAVFEVE, from the coding sequence ATGGCACAGAATAAAGTTAAAATACTGGTTCTTATCCATTCAGATAATGGAGGAACTTATGAACTGGCCAAGGAAATTGCTAAAGGCATTGAGAGTGAAAACAATGCTACTTCTTATATTAAATTAGTTAAATCATCGCAAAATCCTAACCTTAAAAACCTGCCTGTTGCGACAGTAGATGAACTTACGAATTATGATGGGATTGCTTTCGGGTCTCCTGTTTACTTCGGAAATATTAGTACAGGGATGAGTGAATTTTTATCTAAAACGGTTCAACTTTGGACGAATCATGGTTTAGAAGGAGTTCCTGCAACGGTTTTCATGTCTGCAGGAAGTGGCGCAGGAAAAGAATTGGCTCTTCAGGCTTTCTGGAATAGCCTTGCCGTACATGGGATGATTCTGGTATCTAATGGTATTCGCGGAACTGAAGAACTTAACAAAGCGATTCCGCAGGGCAATACTGTACTGGGAATTACCACTATGGCTTCTCTAAAGGATGTTGAACGTCCCACAAAAGGGGAAAGATCTTTGGCTGAACTTCAGGGAAGAAATTTTGCTAAAGTATCATTAGCATTGAAAGATACCCGTCCGAAAAAAACAGTTTCCGTCGTTGAAAATCGCCAGAATTTTAATGAAATTTTAAAACAAAAGAATATTGTCCTTCCGCAAGTCCCTAAACCAGCCGGAAATTATCAGCCTTTTGTACGTTCCGGAAATCTTGTTTTCATTAATCAGGTTGCTTTAAAGGATGGGAAAATATTTAATCCCGGAAAATTAGGAGTAGATGTTAATGAGCAACAGGTAAAGGATGCTACCAAAGTGACCATGCTGAATGTTTTATCTGTACTTAATGAAGCTGTAGGTGGTGATCTGGGGAAAGTGAAACAATGTGTGCAGCTTACTGGGATTTTCAATACAAAAGATGATTATACCCAACATGCAGCTCTGATGAATATAGCTTCTGATCTTACCGCTGAGGTTTTTGGAGATAAAGGAAAACATGCAAGAGCAACATTTGGAGCTTCTTCTATTCCGGTAAATTCTTCGGTTGAAATTCAGGCTGTTTTTGAAGTGGAGTAG
- a CDS encoding AraC family transcriptional regulator, protein MKCGLIEKTQSQFVDSIEKEAYVWCEKDWKHDDYEHVHNRAQLTFVEDGYQYFHIDQKTYLVPQHHVIWIPSGKAHKITSEAKTVNLMVFLFKSVFEEDFYQNVHVFAVPSVLKEMLLYASKWNQSLDENEEQDIFFKAILKSLPNFCKESNGLEIPIPKDIRLIPVCNDINSNFKYNLDIDSLAAKAQMSVRSLQRNFKNETGITLQKYLQLTRILKSIELIDMKQYTLSEVAYKVGYQSLSAFTSSYFAVMKAKPKVYKN, encoded by the coding sequence ATGAAATGTGGACTGATAGAAAAAACACAAAGCCAATTTGTAGACTCCATTGAAAAAGAAGCCTATGTATGGTGTGAAAAAGACTGGAAGCATGATGATTATGAGCATGTTCATAACCGGGCTCAACTTACTTTTGTGGAAGACGGTTATCAGTATTTTCATATTGATCAGAAAACTTATCTTGTCCCCCAGCATCATGTCATTTGGATTCCTTCCGGAAAAGCACATAAAATTACCTCTGAAGCGAAAACAGTTAATCTGATGGTATTTTTATTTAAATCAGTATTCGAGGAAGACTTTTATCAGAATGTTCATGTATTTGCCGTCCCTTCAGTTTTAAAAGAAATGCTCCTTTACGCTTCAAAATGGAATCAGTCTCTGGATGAGAATGAAGAACAGGATATTTTCTTTAAAGCGATTCTGAAGAGTCTTCCCAACTTCTGTAAAGAGAGTAATGGCCTGGAGATTCCTATTCCTAAAGATATAAGACTAATTCCTGTCTGCAATGATATCAATTCCAATTTTAAATATAATCTGGATATTGATTCTTTAGCTGCTAAAGCACAGATGTCTGTACGCAGCCTTCAACGGAATTTTAAAAATGAAACAGGAATTACACTCCAAAAGTATTTACAGCTGACCAGAATCTTAAAAAGTATTGAGCTTATCGATATGAAGCAGTATACTTTGAGCGAAGTTGCTTACAAAGTTGGTTACCAGAGTTTATCCGCATTTACTTCGTCGTATTTTGCCGTGATGAAAGCAAAACCTAAAGTGTATAAAAATTAA
- a CDS encoding CinA family protein has protein sequence MEFQQNLLEYISQSLITTGETISVAESVTSGCLQLAFSQMPNASLFYKGGITTYALPEKVRLLKVNIHEAEEYDSVSENIAETMALHVAHLFESDWSISTTGYCTPIRNSSYKIFAYFSFSYKGEIVLTKKLELHPKTQALNAQLYYTEFILGCFKSELNQFLILK, from the coding sequence ATGGAATTTCAACAAAACCTTCTTGAGTATATAAGCCAGTCTCTGATAACAACAGGTGAAACAATTTCAGTTGCCGAAAGTGTTACCTCAGGATGCTTACAACTGGCTTTTTCACAGATGCCCAATGCTTCTTTATTTTATAAAGGAGGAATAACCACCTATGCTTTACCTGAAAAAGTAAGATTATTAAAGGTAAATATACATGAAGCAGAGGAGTATGACAGTGTTTCAGAGAATATTGCAGAAACCATGGCATTACATGTAGCTCATCTTTTTGAATCTGACTGGTCTATTTCCACAACAGGCTATTGTACCCCAATCCGTAATTCTTCCTATAAAATATTTGCTTATTTTTCATTTTCATATAAAGGAGAAATTGTTCTTACCAAAAAATTGGAATTGCACCCCAAAACTCAAGCTTTAAATGCTCAACTTTATTATACAGAATTTATTTTAGGATGTTTTAAAAGCGAGCTGAACCAGTTTTTAATCTTAAAATAG
- a CDS encoding Crp/Fnr family transcriptional regulator, translated as MRTISCMNIDEHLLRSFGGEVKMYKKREMIFKEGDHAQYYFQIIKGKVKLNNYNEDGKEFIHNILGKNQSFGDPLLFLDHNYPYPMNAVCLEVSEIIRLPKGNFIEMIKKHPDLSLEMNACFSQQVYYKLIMMQSLSAQNPILRLKGLLNYLKSYHDGDCSQCFTVEFTRQQLANLTGLRVETVIRTLKKMEKEGSVSFKDRKILY; from the coding sequence ATGAGAACAATAAGCTGTATGAATATTGATGAACATCTTCTTCGCTCGTTTGGAGGAGAAGTTAAAATGTATAAAAAACGGGAGATGATTTTTAAAGAAGGAGATCACGCACAATATTATTTTCAAATCATTAAAGGAAAAGTAAAGCTTAATAATTATAATGAAGACGGAAAAGAATTTATTCATAATATCTTGGGTAAAAATCAAAGCTTCGGAGATCCGCTTCTTTTTTTGGATCATAATTATCCTTATCCGATGAATGCAGTATGTCTGGAGGTTTCTGAAATTATAAGACTGCCTAAAGGTAATTTTATAGAAATGATTAAGAAACATCCGGATCTTTCCCTGGAAATGAATGCCTGCTTTTCTCAACAGGTTTATTATAAATTGATCATGATGCAAAGTTTATCTGCTCAAAATCCAATACTGCGTCTGAAAGGACTGCTAAATTATCTTAAAAGCTATCATGATGGCGATTGCTCTCAATGCTTTACGGTAGAATTTACAAGGCAACAGCTTGCCAATCTTACGGGATTACGTGTAGAAACAGTAATTCGTACCTTAAAAAAGATGGAGAAGGAAGGTTCTGTGAGTTTTAAAGATCGAAAAATTTTATATTAA
- a CDS encoding Crp/Fnr family transcriptional regulator — protein MVIDENILQSAGAEIRDYKPTENIFCEGDTPNYYYQIISGEVKLNNYNEEGKEFIQNFLSKGQSCGESILFIEKPYPMNAEAITDCSILRLHKSAFFKLLNQSPKLCMEVTSFLSQRLYYKFVMMLNISSQNPSIRLKGLMDYLKSFQDDESPYSFMIPLTRQQMASLTGLCVETAIRTIKHMERDKILKIENRKILY, from the coding sequence ATGGTTATTGACGAAAATATTTTACAATCAGCGGGAGCCGAAATAAGAGACTATAAACCTACAGAAAATATTTTCTGTGAGGGCGATACTCCTAATTATTATTATCAGATCATTTCAGGAGAAGTAAAGTTGAATAATTATAATGAAGAGGGAAAAGAATTTATTCAAAATTTTTTATCAAAAGGGCAGAGCTGTGGAGAATCTATTCTTTTTATAGAGAAGCCATACCCTATGAATGCAGAAGCCATTACTGATTGCAGTATTTTACGGCTTCATAAGTCTGCTTTTTTCAAATTGTTAAATCAGTCTCCCAAGTTATGTATGGAAGTAACTAGCTTTTTATCACAACGTCTTTATTATAAATTTGTTATGATGCTTAATATTTCCTCTCAAAACCCTTCAATCAGATTAAAAGGCTTGATGGACTATCTTAAAAGTTTTCAGGATGATGAAAGTCCATATTCTTTTATGATTCCATTGACCAGGCAGCAGATGGCCAGTCTTACAGGGCTTTGTGTAGAAACTGCCATAAGAACCATTAAACATATGGAAAGAGATAAGATCCTAAAAATTGAAAATCGTAAAATTTTGTATTAA
- a CDS encoding DMT family transporter has product MMTETISKDQALNGWINGFIGVLLFSGSMPATKLAVMEMNPIFATIARAVIAGILALSVLLIYKEKRPAKNQLFPLALVAIGCVIGFPLLSSLALQYITSAHSIVFLGMLPLATAIFGVFRGGERPHPVFWIFSVIGSLLVIGYAFSQGISASPIGDVLMLVAIILCGMGYAEGAKLSKTLGGWQVISWALVLSLPVMLPLFFVYFPSNLEAISFKGWFGLGYISLFSMFIGFIFWYKGLAQGGITTVGQLQLLQPFFGLALAAYLLHEQVSMGMLGITVGVILCVVGTKKFAK; this is encoded by the coding sequence ATGATGACAGAAACAATATCTAAAGACCAGGCTCTAAATGGCTGGATCAACGGTTTCATAGGAGTATTGCTTTTTAGTGGTTCTATGCCTGCTACCAAACTTGCTGTTATGGAAATGAACCCCATATTTGCAACCATTGCACGTGCTGTAATTGCCGGAATTCTTGCTCTTTCAGTTCTATTAATATATAAAGAAAAACGACCTGCTAAAAATCAGTTATTTCCATTAGCTCTTGTTGCTATAGGCTGTGTTATAGGTTTCCCTTTACTTTCATCATTAGCATTGCAATATATTACCTCTGCTCATTCTATTGTATTTTTGGGAATGCTCCCTTTAGCTACAGCTATTTTTGGAGTATTTCGTGGGGGAGAAAGGCCACATCCTGTATTCTGGATATTTTCAGTGATTGGAAGTCTCTTAGTGATTGGCTATGCTTTTTCCCAGGGAATTTCTGCTTCTCCAATTGGTGATGTTCTGATGCTTGTGGCTATTATACTGTGTGGAATGGGATATGCAGAGGGAGCAAAACTTTCTAAAACATTAGGTGGATGGCAGGTGATCTCATGGGCTCTTGTTTTATCTTTACCGGTTATGCTTCCCCTATTTTTTGTCTATTTCCCATCCAATTTGGAAGCGATAAGCTTTAAAGGCTGGTTTGGGTTAGGGTATATTTCTTTGTTTAGTATGTTTATCGGATTTATTTTCTGGTATAAAGGATTAGCGCAGGGCGGAATTACCACTGTAGGACAACTTCAGCTGTTGCAACCGTTTTTCGGACTTGCTCTGGCAGCATACCTTCTTCACGAGCAGGTAAGTATGGGCATGTTAGGAATAACTGTTGGAGTCATTCTGTGTGTCGTAGGAACTAAAAAGTTTGCAAAATAG
- a CDS encoding PLP-dependent aminotransferase family protein yields the protein MSKEFLYTEIADGIATQIKNGVLKAGDKLPSVRMLCSEHQVSMNTAKRVFLELESQSLVESKPQSGYFVSQLLSVKLPLPEVSRPSLIANNDEPDELISKVYENMGKKDITFFSIGIPSGDLLPQAKLKKEIVNAIRELKEGGTEYEELQGNLKLRRMIAVRSLQWGGNLHENDVITTNGGMNALSFCLMALGKPGDTIAIESPCYPGILQLANGLGLKVLELPTHPTTGIEIDALKKSIPKIDICLLIPNFNSPLGSCMPDENKKEIVRILSENNIPLIEDDVYGDLYFGSVRPKCCKSFDKDGSVLYCNSISKTLAPGYRVGWIAPGKYKDKILKLKLLHSTSSISIVNEAVANFLKSGRYEKHLQQLRKTLQSNYQNYVQTIAEYFPEGTKTSRPQGGLSLWVEFDKKIRTTELYDLAIKQNISIAPGRMFTFQEQFENCMRLCFGLPWSEDTQAKLRQVGQMAKRIYVK from the coding sequence ATGAGTAAAGAATTTTTATATACAGAAATAGCAGACGGTATTGCCACCCAGATCAAAAATGGAGTGTTAAAAGCAGGAGATAAACTGCCTTCCGTAAGAATGTTATGTAGTGAACATCAGGTGAGCATGAATACTGCAAAGCGTGTTTTTCTTGAGTTAGAATCACAATCACTTGTAGAATCGAAGCCACAGTCCGGATATTTTGTAAGCCAGTTACTATCTGTAAAACTTCCGTTGCCTGAGGTAAGCCGTCCTTCTTTGATTGCCAATAATGATGAACCTGATGAACTGATCAGTAAGGTGTATGAAAATATGGGAAAAAAAGATATTACTTTTTTCTCAATTGGAATTCCATCCGGAGACCTTCTTCCACAGGCTAAACTGAAAAAAGAGATTGTAAATGCCATCAGAGAACTCAAAGAAGGAGGAACAGAATATGAAGAGCTGCAGGGAAACCTTAAGTTGAGAAGAATGATCGCGGTTCGTTCATTACAATGGGGCGGAAACCTTCACGAAAATGATGTAATTACGACAAACGGAGGTATGAACGCCTTATCTTTCTGTTTAATGGCTTTAGGAAAACCCGGGGATACCATTGCCATTGAAAGCCCTTGTTATCCGGGAATTCTTCAGCTTGCCAACGGACTGGGACTAAAAGTCTTGGAACTTCCTACCCATCCTACTACCGGAATAGAGATTGATGCTCTCAAAAAATCAATTCCAAAGATCGATATATGCCTGTTGATTCCTAATTTCAATTCACCTCTGGGAAGCTGTATGCCTGATGAGAATAAGAAAGAAATTGTACGAATCCTTTCAGAAAATAATATTCCTTTGATTGAAGATGATGTATATGGAGATCTTTATTTTGGTTCCGTTCGCCCAAAGTGTTGCAAGTCTTTTGATAAAGACGGAAGTGTACTGTATTGTAATTCTATTTCAAAAACACTGGCTCCCGGATATCGTGTAGGCTGGATTGCGCCTGGAAAATATAAAGATAAGATATTAAAACTTAAACTTTTACATTCAACCTCTTCTATTTCAATTGTGAATGAAGCTGTTGCTAATTTTCTAAAGTCAGGAAGGTATGAAAAACATCTTCAGCAGCTTAGAAAAACATTACAAAGCAATTATCAGAATTATGTACAAACCATCGCGGAATATTTTCCGGAAGGAACTAAAACCAGCCGTCCACAGGGTGGGTTATCATTATGGGTAGAATTTGATAAGAAAATCCGTACAACAGAACTTTATGATCTTGCGATTAAGCAGAATATAAGTATTGCCCCCGGAAGAATGTTTACTTTTCAAGAACAGTTTGAAAACTGTATGAGGCTTTGCTTTGGACTTCCATGGTCTGAAGATACACAGGCAAAACTTAGACAAGTAGGACAAATGGCCAAAAGAATTTATGTAAAGTAA
- a CDS encoding Crp/Fnr family transcriptional regulator, translating to MKNINNYLAKVLNVPLQSVNTCSLHYEVKKIPKNQFLLQYGEICRHIFFVEKGLLKMYSIDKNGKEHIIQFAPESWLISDRSSLYFNEKSNYYIEAVEDSEVLFLHPDFFNKLVEQFPNSIERSDFLLQKHIRSLQNRINSLLGETAEERYMKFIKMYPDLLLRVPQWMIASYLGITPESLSRVRKELARKNFVPDNK from the coding sequence ATGAAGAATATTAATAATTATTTAGCCAAAGTTTTAAACGTTCCCCTTCAAAGTGTAAACACCTGCAGCCTGCATTATGAAGTAAAAAAGATTCCCAAAAACCAGTTTCTTCTTCAATATGGTGAAATATGCAGACATATATTCTTTGTAGAGAAAGGACTTTTGAAAATGTATTCCATTGATAAGAATGGAAAAGAGCATATTATACAGTTTGCTCCTGAAAGCTGGTTGATTTCCGACCGAAGCAGTCTTTATTTCAATGAAAAATCCAATTATTACATAGAAGCGGTAGAAGATTCCGAAGTGCTGTTTCTGCATCCTGATTTTTTCAATAAACTGGTAGAACAGTTTCCGAATAGTATTGAGCGTAGTGATTTTCTTCTTCAGAAACATATCAGAAGTCTTCAAAACAGGATCAATTCTTTATTAGGAGAGACCGCAGAAGAAAGATACATGAAGTTTATTAAAATGTATCCGGATTTGCTTCTCAGAGTTCCTCAATGGATGATTGCTTCATATCTTGGTATTACTCCTGAAAGTTTAAGCCGTGTAAGAAAAGAACTGGCAAGAAAAAACTTTGTTCCGGATAATAAATAA
- the ytxJ gene encoding bacillithiol system redox-active protein YtxJ, whose product MSFFEKIFGGSNQSSDQKPFWKKITSEEDLAKAIEASYQHRIAIFKHSTSCFISKTVLRNFEKEVEGADKEVEVYYLDLLAHRPLSNKIAEDFGIRHESPQLIVIENGKPVNSASHQDISLSQIV is encoded by the coding sequence ATGAGTTTTTTTGAAAAAATATTCGGCGGAAGTAATCAATCCTCTGACCAAAAACCTTTCTGGAAGAAAATAACATCTGAGGAAGACCTGGCAAAGGCCATTGAGGCTTCTTATCAGCATAGAATAGCGATATTCAAGCATTCAACGAGCTGTTTTATCAGCAAGACTGTATTGAGAAACTTTGAAAAGGAAGTGGAAGGCGCAGATAAAGAGGTAGAAGTATATTACCTTGACCTGTTGGCTCACCGCCCTCTTTCAAATAAAATTGCTGAGGATTTTGGGATAAGACATGAAAGTCCGCAGCTGATTGTTATAGAAAACGGAAAGCCCGTTAACAGTGCTTCGCACCAGGACATTTCTTTAAGCCAGATCGTATAA
- a CDS encoding DUF1569 domain-containing protein yields the protein MVKKHLNNSIYYQEIIDRISGLSANSQRKWGKMDVCQMLTHCDLVLQVALRKIELPRINFIFEAIGTITKLEMYVFNNGIPRNMPTFQKLIVNFDCDFDESKTNLLKTLAEFREACTNKKLPESHRLFGNMTEKDWGFLEYKHLDHHLKQFNV from the coding sequence TTGGTAAAAAAGCACCTTAATAATTCAATATATTATCAGGAAATTATAGACAGAATTTCCGGATTATCTGCAAACAGCCAAAGAAAATGGGGAAAAATGGACGTTTGCCAGATGCTAACGCATTGTGATCTAGTTCTTCAGGTTGCCTTGCGAAAAATAGAACTTCCCCGTATTAATTTTATTTTTGAGGCTATTGGAACCATTACAAAATTGGAAATGTATGTTTTCAATAACGGAATTCCGAGAAACATGCCTACTTTTCAAAAACTAATCGTTAATTTTGATTGTGATTTTGATGAATCTAAAACCAATCTTCTGAAAACATTGGCTGAATTCCGGGAAGCTTGTACAAACAAAAAACTTCCGGAAAGCCACAGATTATTCGGAAATATGACTGAAAAAGATTGGGGATTTTTAGAATACAAACATCTTGATCATCATTTAAAACAATTTAATGTATGA
- a CDS encoding YfiT family bacillithiol transferase, protein MDTYIKVIKDFPGRLKNLIEHFTDEQLDTLYRDGGWTVRQLVNHLADSHVNSFIRFKLTLTEDTPTIKPYDEAKWAELQDSIHMPIKPAMRMIKGTHQRWTTLLKSLTNKQFERTFHHPEHNKDYNLRDSLALYAWHCNHHFAHIENLKKEKGW, encoded by the coding sequence TTGGATACCTATATCAAAGTGATTAAAGACTTTCCTGGTAGGCTTAAGAACCTCATTGAACATTTTACGGATGAACAGCTTGATACCCTTTACAGGGATGGGGGATGGACGGTTAGACAGCTCGTTAATCATCTTGCAGACAGCCATGTCAACAGTTTTATTCGTTTTAAACTAACACTTACTGAAGATACCCCAACGATTAAACCTTATGATGAAGCCAAATGGGCTGAGCTTCAGGATAGCATTCATATGCCTATAAAACCAGCTATGAGAATGATTAAAGGAACACACCAGCGTTGGACTACACTGCTGAAAAGTCTTACAAATAAACAATTTGAAAGAACTTTTCATCATCCTGAGCACAATAAGGATTATAATTTAAGGGATAGTCTTGCCTTATACGCCTGGCATTGTAATCATCATTTTGCCCATATTGAGAACCTGAAGAAAGAAAAAGGTTGGTAA
- a CDS encoding DEAD/DEAH box helicase, producing MAVYGGVSINPQMKGMFGVEVLIATPGRLLDLIDHNALSISEIQHLVIDEADKMFQLGFGEEMNKLFALMPVVKQTILFSATLNDKVAEMKERLSINPTIVEIKKEEVEIDNIEQFAYHVAPEDKGPFLRYLIKEKKVEKALIFVSSTRAADNLVEKLKKNKIKAVAIHSQKSQGARRNNLEEFKSNGAQILVATDLIGRGIHIDYLPCVINYELPRSPLDYIHRIGRTGRANEKGIAINILTDDELQHFRVIQKKMGKKVTLERTEGIDLHGY from the coding sequence ATGGCTGTTTATGGAGGGGTTTCTATCAATCCCCAGATGAAAGGAATGTTTGGAGTAGAAGTTCTTATAGCAACTCCCGGACGTTTATTAGATTTGATTGATCATAATGCACTGAGTATTTCAGAAATTCAACATTTGGTCATCGATGAAGCAGATAAGATGTTTCAGTTAGGCTTTGGCGAAGAAATGAATAAGCTTTTTGCTCTCATGCCTGTAGTAAAGCAAACCATTTTATTCTCAGCGACTCTGAATGATAAAGTTGCTGAAATGAAAGAACGTCTTTCGATTAATCCTACGATTGTTGAAATTAAAAAAGAAGAAGTTGAAATTGATAATATCGAACAGTTTGCGTATCACGTTGCTCCGGAAGATAAAGGACCCTTTTTAAGATATTTAATTAAAGAAAAGAAGGTTGAAAAAGCATTGATATTTGTTTCGTCTACGAGAGCTGCAGATAATTTAGTTGAAAAACTTAAAAAGAATAAAATCAAAGCGGTTGCTATTCACAGTCAAAAATCCCAAGGTGCCCGAAGAAATAATTTAGAAGAATTTAAATCCAATGGAGCTCAGATTTTGGTGGCTACAGATTTAATTGGCCGTGGAATTCATATCGATTATTTACCTTGTGTGATTAATTACGAATTGCCGCGTTCTCCTTTAGATTACATTCACCGTATTGGTAGAACAGGCCGTGCCAACGAAAAGGGGATTGCTATTAACATTCTGACGGATGATGAACTGCAGCATTTCAGAGTGATTCAAAAGAAAATGGGTAAAAAAGTAACTTTAGAAAGAACAGAAGGCATTGATCTGCATGGTTACTAG
- a CDS encoding DEAD/DEAH box helicase, which yields MSFESLGLSHNIIRSVKKLGYLKPFPIQEQAVPVILQGKDLMGIAQTGSGKTACFVMPILEKLQNTEAKKGRNIQVLILVPTRELAIQIDEVFRAFTENLNVKFVQWLFMEGFLSIPR from the coding sequence ATGTCATTTGAATCACTAGGATTATCACACAATATTATTCGTTCTGTTAAGAAATTAGGGTATTTAAAACCTTTTCCGATTCAGGAACAGGCTGTACCTGTTATTTTACAAGGGAAAGACCTGATGGGAATTGCACAGACAGGTTCCGGAAAAACAGCTTGTTTTGTAATGCCAATTTTAGAAAAATTACAAAATACAGAAGCTAAGAAAGGTCGTAATATTCAGGTTTTAATATTGGTTCCTACGCGTGAATTAGCCATTCAAATTGATGAAGTTTTCAGAGCTTTTACTGAAAATCTAAACGTGAAATTCGTACAATGGCTGTTTATGGAGGGGTTTCTATCAATCCCCAGATGA